Proteins encoded by one window of Sphingosinicella sp. BN140058:
- a CDS encoding helix-turn-helix domain-containing protein — protein sequence MAAGAVPHFEVSSGSAGSDAAFAAFAQSVEDVFAIARTGTDDYRLELRAWHLGTLMLGSFDSSSLSFERAPALVARSGLDHLLVQLYEAGGFQGTAGEYPIEVAPGDIVVFDLASTLHTQASDFRNLSFLIPRAFFESHLDDPGALHGIVLRPDMPLAGILASYFRALVERVPALQADEAIAAAKATAALATTVLCTYAQADRRTSQPILSPFRAIAQTLEAGLHDPELDAEQVAARLGMSRATLYRVFEPVGGVAGYIRRRRLSRAALALAAPENARRKIAEISYENGFASEATFARIFRATFGLSPRAARERSAALWTLPQAAGGAPADPPEFARWMRTLRA from the coding sequence GTGGCAGCGGGAGCGGTCCCGCATTTCGAGGTTTCGAGCGGCTCGGCCGGAAGCGATGCCGCCTTCGCCGCGTTCGCGCAGTCGGTCGAGGACGTCTTCGCCATCGCTCGGACCGGTACCGACGATTATCGGCTGGAGCTGCGTGCCTGGCACCTCGGCACGCTGATGCTCGGAAGCTTCGACTCGTCGTCGCTCAGCTTCGAGCGCGCCCCTGCCCTCGTCGCCAGGAGCGGGCTCGATCACCTGCTGGTGCAGCTCTACGAGGCGGGCGGGTTCCAAGGCACCGCCGGCGAATACCCGATCGAAGTGGCGCCCGGCGACATCGTCGTGTTCGACCTGGCATCGACCCTGCACACCCAGGCAAGCGACTTTCGCAACCTCTCGTTCCTGATCCCGCGCGCCTTCTTCGAGAGCCACCTCGACGATCCCGGGGCGCTGCATGGTATCGTACTCCGGCCGGACATGCCGCTCGCCGGGATTCTCGCAAGCTATTTCCGGGCCCTCGTCGAGCGGGTACCTGCCCTGCAGGCGGACGAGGCGATCGCGGCCGCCAAGGCGACTGCGGCGCTGGCGACCACCGTCCTCTGCACCTACGCGCAGGCCGATCGCCGCACCTCGCAGCCGATCCTCTCACCCTTCCGGGCCATCGCCCAGACGCTGGAGGCCGGGCTGCACGATCCCGAGCTCGACGCCGAGCAGGTGGCTGCGCGGCTCGGCATGTCGCGCGCCACCTTGTACCGGGTGTTCGAGCCGGTCGGCGGGGTCGCCGGCTACATCCGCCGGCGGCGGCTGAGCCGCGCCGCCCTCGCGCTGGCCGCACCGGAAAACGCCCGGCGCAAGATCGCAGAAATCTCCTACGAGAACGGCTTTGCCAGCGAAGCGACCTTCGCCCGCATCTTCCGCGCCACGTTCGGTCTCAGCCCGCGCGCTGCACGGGAGAGGAGTGCAGCCTTGTGGACGCTGCCGCAAGCGGCCGGCGGCGCGCCGGCCGATCCGCCCGAATTCGCGCGCTGGATGCGGACGCTGCGGGCCTGA
- a CDS encoding MFS transporter — protein MTATATLPSEAIQQDAAAVNAPSHAPAPAEIAVGVIIGRTSEFFDFFVYAIASVLVFPSLVFPYVDALTGTIYSFAIFALAFTARPLGTLIFMWIDREQGRVVKLTTALFLLGGSTMALAFLPGHAEIGAASAVLLALFRIGQGLALAGAWDGLPSLLSLHAPKGRRGWYAMVPQLGAPLGLLVASGLFAFFISTLSAADFLAWGWRYPFFVAFAINVVALFARLRIVATPEFQKLFESRDLQPTRIRDTLRAHGKTVALGAFAPLASYALFHLVTVFPLSWIVLFTREAPVRFLVIEMIAAVVGVFAILASGVIADRLGRRALLAVSAALIAAYSGFAPQLLDSGEVGQTAYTVLGFILLGLAFGQSSGVMASSFSAQYRYTGSALTSDLGWLIGAGFAPLVALLLASQFGLIAAGAYLLSGALCTLLALAMNAEFARRHVD, from the coding sequence ATGACCGCCACCGCCACGCTCCCATCCGAAGCGATCCAGCAGGACGCAGCCGCCGTCAACGCACCGTCGCATGCGCCGGCACCCGCGGAAATCGCGGTCGGCGTGATCATCGGCCGGACATCCGAATTCTTCGACTTCTTCGTCTATGCGATCGCGTCGGTGCTGGTCTTCCCGTCGCTGGTCTTCCCCTATGTCGATGCGCTGACCGGAACGATCTATTCGTTCGCGATCTTCGCGCTCGCCTTCACCGCACGCCCGCTCGGCACCCTGATCTTCATGTGGATCGATCGTGAGCAGGGCCGCGTCGTCAAGCTGACCACCGCTTTGTTCCTGCTCGGCGGATCGACGATGGCCCTGGCCTTCCTGCCCGGCCATGCGGAGATCGGCGCGGCCTCGGCGGTGTTGCTCGCCTTGTTCCGGATCGGTCAGGGCCTTGCACTTGCCGGCGCATGGGACGGGCTGCCGTCGCTGCTGTCGCTTCACGCCCCCAAGGGGCGGCGCGGCTGGTACGCCATGGTGCCGCAGCTCGGCGCCCCGCTCGGCCTGCTCGTCGCCAGCGGTCTTTTCGCCTTTTTCATCAGCACGCTGTCCGCGGCCGATTTCCTTGCCTGGGGATGGCGCTACCCCTTCTTCGTCGCGTTCGCGATCAACGTCGTCGCGCTCTTCGCACGGCTCCGGATCGTCGCCACGCCGGAATTCCAGAAATTGTTCGAGAGCCGGGATCTGCAGCCGACCCGCATCCGCGACACGCTGCGTGCGCACGGCAAGACGGTCGCGCTCGGCGCCTTCGCGCCGCTGGCAAGCTATGCTCTGTTCCATCTCGTCACCGTGTTCCCGCTGAGCTGGATCGTGCTGTTCACCCGTGAGGCGCCAGTGCGCTTCCTGGTGATCGAGATGATCGCGGCAGTGGTCGGCGTGTTCGCGATCCTGGCCTCCGGCGTGATCGCGGACCGGCTCGGCCGGCGCGCATTGCTGGCCGTCTCGGCCGCGCTGATCGCCGCTTATAGCGGCTTCGCGCCGCAACTGCTCGACAGCGGCGAAGTCGGACAGACGGCCTATACCGTCCTCGGCTTCATCCTGCTCGGCCTCGCCTTCGGCCAGTCCTCCGGAGTGATGGCGTCGAGCTTCTCGGCGCAATATCGCTACACCGGCTCCGCGCTGACGTCGGATCTCGGCTGGCTGATCGGCGCCGGTTTCGCGCCGCTTGTCGCCTTGCTGCTCGCCAGCCAGTTCGGGTTGATCGCGGCAGGCGCCTATTTGCTCTCCGGCGCCCTGTGCACCTTGCTGGCGCTGGCCATGAACGCGGAATTCGCCCGCCGCCACGTCGACTGA